In the Pseudoliparis swirei isolate HS2019 ecotype Mariana Trench chromosome 21, NWPU_hadal_v1, whole genome shotgun sequence genome, one interval contains:
- the LOC130212157 gene encoding neuroligin-2-like codes for MEINSQCLPCDKDILRETIKFMYTDWADRDNGDMRRKTLLALFTDHQWVAPAVATAKLHAEFQSPVYFYTFYHHCQTETRPEWADAAHGDEIPYVFGVPMIGATDLFPCNFSKNDVMLSAVVMTYWTNFAKTGDPNLPVPQDTKFIHTKPNCFEEVIWTKFNSKDKQYLHIGLKPRVRDNYRANKVAFWLELVPHLHSLHEELFLTTTRSPAGPGQGTHRPGPRPTRHPYPTFASDPELEGSERPRQELFPGDPRDYSTELSVTVAVGASLLFLNILAFAALYYKRDKRHEMRRHRLSPQRGGPANDLAHSQEEEIMSLQMKHSEHDPHHDMEPLRPHDILRPACPPDYTLALRRAPDDVPLMTPNTITMIPSTITSMQPLHAFNTFPSTGHNNTLPHPHSTTRV; via the exons ATGGAGATCAACTCCCAATGCCTTCCTTGTG aCAAAGACATCCTGAGGGAAACCATTAAATTCATGTACACGGACTGGGCGGACAGGGACAACGGCGACATGCGGAGGAAGACGCTCCTCGCTCTGTTCACGGACCACCAGTGGGTGGCGCCGGCCGTGGCCACCGCCAAGCTCCACGCAGAGTTTCAGTCGCCGGTTTACTTCTACACGTTCTACCACCACTGCCAGACGGAGACGCGTCCCGAATGGGCCGACGCCGCCCACGGAGACGAGATACCCTACGTGTTTGGCGTTCCCATGATCGGTGCTACGGATCTGTTCCCGTGCAACTTCTCCAAGAATGACGTGATGCTGAGCGCTGTGGTCATGACCTACTGGACCAACTTCGCCAAGACCGG GGACCCCAACCTGCCAGTCCCTCAAGACACCAAGTTCATTCACACCAAACCCAATTGCTTTGAAGAGGTCATCTGGACCAAGTTCAACTCCAAGGACAAGCAGTACCTCCACATCGGATTAAAACCTCGTGTTAGAGACAACTACCGGGCCAACAAGGTGGCCTTCTGGCTGGAACTAGTGCCCCACCTCCACAGTCTGCACGAGGAGCTCTTCCTCACCACGACTCGCTCGCCCGCGGGCCCCGGCCAAGGCACCCACCGACCGGGCCCCCGGCCGActcgccacccttaccccaCCTTTGCCTCCGACCCGGAGCTGGAGGGTTCGGAGCGTCCGCGCCAGGAGCTCTTCCCCGGAGACCCCCGGGACTACTCCACCGAGCTGAGCGTCACGGTGGCCGTGGGGGcgtcgctcctcttcctcaacatCCTGGCGTTCGCCGCCCTTTACTACAAGCGCGACAAGCGGCACGAGATGCGGCGCCACCGGCTGTCCCCGCAGCGCGGCGGGCCCGCCAACGACCTGGCTCACAGCCAAGAGGAGGAGATCATGTCCCTGCAGATGAAGCACTCGGAGCACGACCCCCACCACGACATGGAGCCGCTGCGGCCGCACGACATCCTGCGGCCCGCCTGCCCGCCCGACTACACGCTGGCGCTGCGCCGCGCCCCCGACGACGTGCCGCTGATGACGCCCAACACCATCACCATGATCCCCAGTACCATCACCAGCATGCAGCCTCTCCACGCCTTCAACACTTTCCCGTCCACCGGCCACAACAACACCCTGCCCCACCCCCACTCCACCACCAGGGTATAG